In the Desulfosporosinus acidiphilus SJ4 genome, CAATACCTTACCTCTTTTGGTGTTAAGATCTCCTATTACATCGCCCATAAAGACTTCGGGTACCTTTACTTCCACTTCTACCACCGGTTCCAGCAAGACCGGTTTGGCCAACTCGACTCCCTTGCGAAATGCAATGATAGCAGCAAGTTTAAAGGCCATTTCCGACGAGTCAACGGAATGATAAGAACCATCACAAAGAGTAACTTTAATATCAGTCACTGGATATCCCACCATAGTACCTTCGGTCATGGCTTCACGAATTCCTTTTTCCACCGCGGGAATATATTGTTTAGGGACTGAACCGCCAAAAATCGCTTCAGTAAATTCAAAGTCTTTCCCGTCTAAAGGCTCTAAATTTATCCAGACATGACCATATTGACCATGACCGCCGGTTTGCTTTTTGTGTTTCCCTTCGACTTTCACGGCCTTCCGAATGGTCTCACGATAGGGAACCCGCGGTACTTTTATTGTTACTGCAACTCCAAATTTTCGACTTAACTTTTCCTGAAGAATATCAAGATGCATCTCACCTAAACCGGTTAATAATAATTCCTTGGTTTCCAAGTTTTTAGTAAGTTTAAGGGTAGGATCTTCTTCTGCTAAGCGTAATAAAGAATTGCCAAGTTTATCTTCATCGCCCTTGCTCTTAGGTTCAACAGCCATCGCCAGTGTCGGAACCGGAAAATCGATACCGACTAATTGGATTGGGTTCTCTTTGCTGCATAAGGTATCCCCTGTTTTTACTTCTTGTAGTTTGGCTACCACCGCAATATCACCGGCAGAAACCAAAGCCACCGGCTCCTGTGTTTTTCCTCTTAAATAAAAGGGCTGACCAATTTTTTCTTCAACATCGCGGTTTGAATTATATACCATTGTTTCAGCGTTGAATTTTCCCCCATAGACCCGGAAAAAGGACATTTTGCCGACGTAAGGATCAGCAAGAGTCTTAAAAACTAAAGCGGCTTTTTGCGGCAAAACCTCAGGGGAAGGAAATGAATTGGTTATGAAATTCAGAAGCTGATTGACTCCAATATTTTTAAACGCCGAACCGCAAAGCACCGGAATCACCAGGTTTTGCTTTAAGCCTAAACGCAACGCTGTTTGTAAATCATCAGTTGTTAATGTTTCCCCTTCAAGGTATTTCGTCAGTATGTCATCATTAGCTTCGGCAACAGCTTCTGCTAATTGTTCCCGTAAACGGGCACTATCATTTTGATACTCTTCCGGAACTGCTTGCACAAGAAACTTACCGCTGCCATTGGTCTCGTAATCATACATCTCATTTTTAATGATATCAATAATTCCATGGAAGCCAGCTTCAAGTCCAACTGGAATTTGCAGAGGAGCAAACCTTGCATCCGGATATGTCTCTTTAAGCTGTTCCAAGACTTTATTAAAATTAGCATTTTCACGATCCAATTTGTTGATAAAGACAACTCTCGGCAATTTCTTTTCATTCATCGCTTCCCACGTAATTTCCGCCTGCACTTCCAGACCGGATACACCATTGAGCACGACCACACCGCACTCAACAACTCTCAGAGCGCTCATGACCTCCCCAAAAAAATCGGAATATCCCGGAGTATCCAGAACGTTGACCTTTACTCCTTGCCATTCGATAGGAATAAGACTCGTACTAATCGACACTTTGTGCTTAATTTCTTCCGGCAAAAAATCCGAGACAGTGTTGCCCTCTGTGATTTTGCCAATTCGGTTGATCACTCCTGAATTAAACAGAAAAGTTTCCGACAGGGAAGACTTTCCCACTCCACCGTGGCCGACCAAACAGATATTTCGCAGATGTTCCGTGTCATAAGTCTTCAAGACGATCTCCTCCTAGTATGTTATTAAGAAAAAGGTCCTTGCCTTTTACTTGCAACAGTTTTTGGGAGTTTCCATTAAAGTCTGAAGATAATAGTTTTGATTAGTTTATGGAGCCGAGTAGGTCAAGTATTCTTGCTATTCAGATTTTTTCTTTTCATAAGTGCCCCAGACAAGAGGTTGTTTATTCTTTACCATCCATTTCCCTTTGGCCCAGACGTCTAGGACTTGCAGCGATTCATCCAAAACTACGAGATCAGCATCATAGCCCACCCGTATCATGCCTTTATTTTTAAGTGACAGGATTCCTGCCACATTGGATGTTATAGTGCTTAAAGCCTTCTCTAACGGGATTCCATAGCGACGAACAGATTCCCGGACATCGCGCCATAAAACTTCGACAGAGCCAACGCCCATGCCGACTAAGACGCCCTCTTGGTTATATTGAGGCATACTTCCATTTCCATCAGAGGTCACGGTAATTCGTTCATTAAGGAGTTTTCGTTGCTCCAGCATTGAAAGCACGGCCGGAACTTGAAGCTCAGCGGGAAAATCGTCACATCCTGCTGTAAGGTCAATGTGTCCGCCGGCTTGCAGAAACTGAATTCCCTGCTCCAATAAGGAATGAGTTCGATTTATATGTGTGGGCATAAATTGAGTAATAGGAATTTCAGTTTGTTCAAGAATCTTCCAGATATAATCCAGTCCACGTTTACCCTCCCCCAGATGGAGGTGAACCACCCCGGCTTTGCCTCCGAGCATC is a window encoding:
- the iadA gene encoding beta-aspartyl-peptidase; translation: MWQLLKNAKIYSPKYIEETDVLIVGSTIASIGKNLRLPDFVEGEEVDLRGLTLAPGFIDAHVHICGGGGEAGPASRTPEIQLSLLTLSGTTTVVGCLGTDSISRSVSELLTKAYALEDEGISTFIYSGAYQVPARTLLSTLQQDIALIEKVIGAGEIAISDHRSAQPQIVELERLASEARVGGMLGGKAGVVHLHLGEGKRGLDYIWKILEQTEIPITQFMPTHINRTHSLLEQGIQFLQAGGHIDLTAGCDDFPAELQVPAVLSMLEQRKLLNERITVTSDGNGSMPQYNQEGVLVGMGVGSVEVLWRDVRESVRRYGIPLEKALSTITSNVAGILSLKNKGMIRVGYDADLVVLDESLQVLDVWAKGKWMVKNKQPLVWGTYEKKKSE
- the fusA gene encoding elongation factor G, with amino-acid sequence MKTYDTEHLRNICLVGHGGVGKSSLSETFLFNSGVINRIGKITEGNTVSDFLPEEIKHKVSISTSLIPIEWQGVKVNVLDTPGYSDFFGEVMSALRVVECGVVVLNGVSGLEVQAEITWEAMNEKKLPRVVFINKLDRENANFNKVLEQLKETYPDARFAPLQIPVGLEAGFHGIIDIIKNEMYDYETNGSGKFLVQAVPEEYQNDSARLREQLAEAVAEANDDILTKYLEGETLTTDDLQTALRLGLKQNLVIPVLCGSAFKNIGVNQLLNFITNSFPSPEVLPQKAALVFKTLADPYVGKMSFFRVYGGKFNAETMVYNSNRDVEEKIGQPFYLRGKTQEPVALVSAGDIAVVAKLQEVKTGDTLCSKENPIQLVGIDFPVPTLAMAVEPKSKGDEDKLGNSLLRLAEEDPTLKLTKNLETKELLLTGLGEMHLDILQEKLSRKFGVAVTIKVPRVPYRETIRKAVKVEGKHKKQTGGHGQYGHVWINLEPLDGKDFEFTEAIFGGSVPKQYIPAVEKGIREAMTEGTMVGYPVTDIKVTLCDGSYHSVDSSEMAFKLAAIIAFRKGVELAKPVLLEPVVEVEVKVPEVFMGDVIGDLNTKRGKVLGMEACDKYQVIKAHVPQAEMMRYAIDLRALTQGRGSFTLKFLQYEEVPERISETLVNQLKAVQNH